One segment of bacterium DNA contains the following:
- a CDS encoding branched-chain amino acid ABC transporter permease, translating into MIVAIQVLVGGLLLGAVYALFSSGLTLIWGMMNVINFAHGDFVMAGMYLAFLGAVWLHAGPFLFSAISALLLFLFGTAVYYALIRRVMRGPIFAQLLSTFGLALLLRYSAFWIFSANFRTLPATALSGTVRLGPIFVGVAQLVAGVVALLLTAGMHRLLTRTTLGSQILAVAEDRQAAMLMGIRPDRMQALAWGLAAGACGVAGALIATFYYISPTVGESLAIIAFVVVAFGGFGSVPGAMVAGIVIGLIEATSAFYIGPVYKDVAVYALFVAILWVRPQGLMGERF; encoded by the coding sequence ATGATCGTCGCGATCCAGGTCCTCGTGGGCGGCCTGCTCCTCGGAGCCGTCTACGCGCTGTTCTCCTCGGGCCTCACGCTCATTTGGGGCATGATGAACGTCATCAACTTCGCCCACGGCGACTTCGTGATGGCGGGGATGTATTTGGCCTTTCTCGGGGCCGTGTGGCTGCATGCCGGTCCGTTTCTCTTCAGCGCCATTTCCGCGCTGCTGCTGTTTCTGTTTGGAACGGCCGTCTACTATGCGCTCATCCGGCGCGTGATGCGCGGGCCGATCTTCGCGCAGCTTCTGTCCACCTTCGGGCTTGCGCTCCTGCTGCGCTACAGCGCGTTTTGGATCTTCAGCGCGAACTTCCGCACGCTGCCCGCGACCGCGCTGTCCGGGACGGTGCGGCTCGGGCCGATCTTCGTGGGAGTCGCGCAGCTGGTCGCCGGCGTGGTTGCGCTCCTGCTGACGGCCGGGATGCACCGGCTGTTGACCCGGACGACGCTCGGCAGCCAGATCCTCGCGGTGGCCGAGGACCGTCAGGCCGCGATGCTGATGGGCATCCGGCCGGACCGGATGCAGGCGCTCGCGTGGGGCCTCGCGGCCGGCGCCTGCGGCGTCGCGGGGGCCCTGATCGCCACCTTCTACTACATCTCGCCGACGGTCGGCGAGTCGCTCGCGATCATCGCCTTCGTGGTCGTCGCGTTCGGCGGCTTCGGCAGCGTGCCGGGTGCCATGGTTGCCGGGATCGTGATCGGTCTGATCGAGGCCACCTCCGCCTTCTACATCGGCCCCGTCTACAAAGACGTCGCCGTCTACGCGCTGTTCGTTGCGATCCTGTGGGTGCGGCCGCAGGGCCTCATGGGAGAGCGCTTCTGA
- a CDS encoding branched-chain amino acid ABC transporter permease encodes MIAAGAERPRARPWGWSVLAAAALFAPVVVPGAFYHRVLALIVLAAISASSWNILGGYAGQISFGHAMFFGAGAYMPAFVYTYWHAAPALGLPLGVAVSLAIAVLIGVPSFRLQGHYFSMATIAVAELIRILVSNWPVLGGAVGLQGPATARTVWDLTFRGSITYYYIFLAVLAVLLAVTAWMERSRMGYYLRAIRAGERASRSLGVPARRYKLYALMLSAAFTAIAGSLYVVMIGFVDPDSGLGILISVEMVIVTALGGAGTLFGPLLGAAILIPLEQTANVLFGGGGTGFTYIFYGGVIILLSLFEPGGLLAVWRDRLAPALRRGTEGPARHAA; translated from the coding sequence ATGATCGCCGCGGGCGCCGAGCGGCCGCGCGCCCGGCCGTGGGGCTGGAGCGTACTCGCGGCGGCGGCGCTGTTTGCGCCGGTCGTCGTGCCGGGAGCGTTCTATCACCGCGTGCTCGCGCTCATCGTGCTCGCGGCGATCTCCGCATCGTCGTGGAACATCCTCGGCGGCTACGCCGGACAGATCTCGTTCGGGCACGCGATGTTCTTCGGAGCCGGCGCCTACATGCCGGCCTTCGTCTACACATACTGGCACGCGGCGCCGGCCCTCGGCCTGCCGCTCGGTGTGGCCGTCAGCCTCGCGATCGCCGTCCTCATCGGCGTGCCGTCCTTCCGGCTCCAGGGCCACTACTTCTCGATGGCGACGATCGCCGTGGCCGAGCTGATCCGCATCCTGGTGAGCAACTGGCCCGTGCTGGGGGGGGCCGTCGGGCTGCAGGGCCCGGCGACCGCGCGGACGGTGTGGGACCTCACCTTCCGCGGCTCGATCACCTACTACTACATTTTCCTCGCGGTGCTCGCCGTGCTGCTGGCGGTCACCGCCTGGATGGAGCGCAGCCGCATGGGCTATTACCTGCGCGCGATCCGCGCCGGCGAGCGCGCGTCGCGCAGCCTCGGGGTCCCGGCGCGACGGTACAAGCTCTACGCGCTGATGCTGAGCGCCGCGTTCACCGCGATCGCGGGGTCGCTCTACGTCGTGATGATCGGCTTCGTGGACCCGGACAGCGGGCTCGGCATCCTGATCTCGGTCGAGATGGTGATCGTGACGGCGCTCGGCGGCGCGGGCACTCTGTTCGGGCCGCTCCTCGGCGCCGCGATTCTGATTCCGCTCGAGCAGACCGCGAACGTGCTGTTCGGCGGCGGCGGGACGGGGTTCACCTATATCTTCTACGGCGGAGTCATCATTCTATTGAGCCTGTTTGAACCGGGCGGCCTGCTCGCGGTCTGGCGGGACCGCCTGGCGCCCGCGCTGCGGCGGGGGACGGAGGGACCGGCGCGCCATGCTGCTTGA
- a CDS encoding ABC transporter ATP-binding protein: MLLEARGVSKAFDGFFAVRGVDFEVAPGEIVGIIGPNGAGKSTLFNCLAGEAGATAGHVRFDGADVTAATPEAHARLGMARTFQIPATFTDLTILENVMVGAFLRHPRAADAREAAMRTIEFAELAGVARLRAATLGTPGRKRLEIARALATEPRLLLLDEALAGLTPAEIRRAIDFVREIHRRGVTLVIVEHVMEVILALAQRVVVLNHGEVIASGVPEEVVNRREVVEAYLGRSLGGRREGAP; this comes from the coding sequence ATGCTGCTTGAGGCCCGCGGGGTTTCCAAGGCGTTCGACGGCTTCTTCGCCGTCCGCGGCGTCGACTTCGAGGTGGCGCCCGGCGAGATCGTCGGGATCATCGGTCCGAACGGCGCAGGCAAGTCGACGCTGTTCAACTGTCTCGCCGGCGAGGCGGGCGCGACCGCAGGGCATGTGCGGTTCGACGGCGCCGACGTCACGGCCGCGACGCCCGAGGCCCACGCCCGCTTGGGGATGGCGCGGACGTTCCAAATCCCGGCGACTTTCACGGACCTCACGATCCTCGAGAACGTGATGGTCGGGGCGTTCCTGCGTCACCCCCGCGCCGCGGACGCGCGCGAGGCGGCGATGCGCACGATCGAATTCGCGGAGCTCGCCGGCGTCGCGCGCCTCCGTGCGGCCACGCTCGGGACGCCGGGGCGCAAACGCCTCGAGATCGCTCGGGCGCTCGCGACGGAGCCGCGCCTCCTCCTGCTCGACGAGGCCCTGGCGGGGCTGACGCCGGCCGAGATCCGGCGCGCGATCGACTTCGTGCGCGAGATCCACCGGCGCGGGGTGACGCTCGTGATCGTCGAGCACGTGATGGAAGTCATCCTGGCGCTCGCGCAGCGGGTCGTCGTGCTGAACCACGGCGAGGTCATCGCGAGCGGCGTGCCGGAGGAGGTCGTCAACCGGCGCGAGGTCGTCGAGGCCTACCTCGGCCGTAGCCTCGGCGGCCGACGGGAGGGCGCGCCGTGA
- a CDS encoding ABC transporter ATP-binding protein, producing MLIVGHLEVRYGDLVGVSDVSFRVPEGSVVALLGSNGAGKTTTLNAVTGLVAPSRGTITWNGDRIDRLGATAIVRRGLALSPEGWRLFTKQTVEQNLRLGAVPLARTRVPALLDRVYALFPRLRERARQRAGTLSGGERQMLALGRALMSDPKLLLLDEPSLGLAPTVVEALYDTLRRLHGEGLTLLLAEQSVPLALDIADYAYVLQTGRTVLEGRAADLRRDPQVERIYLGVDGRAGAS from the coding sequence ATGCTGATCGTCGGGCACCTCGAGGTGCGCTACGGCGATCTCGTCGGCGTCTCGGACGTCTCGTTCCGGGTGCCGGAAGGCTCGGTCGTCGCACTGTTGGGCTCGAACGGCGCGGGGAAGACGACGACGTTGAACGCGGTGACGGGTCTCGTAGCGCCGAGCCGCGGAACGATCACCTGGAACGGCGATCGCATCGACCGGCTCGGCGCCACGGCGATCGTCCGCCGGGGTCTCGCGCTGTCCCCGGAGGGCTGGCGCCTGTTCACCAAGCAGACGGTCGAGCAAAACCTGAGGCTGGGCGCGGTGCCGCTCGCGCGGACCCGGGTCCCGGCGCTCCTCGACCGTGTCTACGCGCTGTTCCCGCGGCTTCGCGAGCGCGCCCGGCAGCGCGCCGGCACCCTGAGCGGCGGCGAACGGCAGATGTTGGCGCTCGGCCGCGCGCTGATGAGCGACCCGAAGCTGCTGCTGCTCGACGAGCCGAGCCTGGGCCTGGCGCCCACGGTCGTCGAAGCGCTGTACGACACCCTGCGGCGGCTGCACGGCGAAGGCCTGACGCTGCTGCTCGCCGAGCAGTCCGTGCCGCTCGCGCTCGACATCGCCGACTACGCCTATGTGCTGCAGACGGGCCGCACCGTCCTCGAGGGCCGGGCCGCCGATCTGCGCCGCGACCCGCAGGTCGAGCGCATCTATCTCGGCGTGGACGGCAGGGCGGGGGCGTCGTAA
- a CDS encoding DUF3105 domain-containing protein gives MEEHRNVPIFKGVTTLSRGPAHVSRAERRAAARSGDAESPAPSRSGRSAARWILVLVLVVGSGGVWWALTARHAQAPAGPMLGQQLPDEGFEHVAVGSVLKYKANPPASGPHYPYPAPAGVYPNGLQTGFWVHSLEHGYIVLLYKPPVSGGQLAEFDKMVKEFPKSKYGNVKFLIAPYPDMPHAYAVLSWDWRLQLDSFDRATVLQFYKEHVDHGREDIP, from the coding sequence ATGGAAGAGCACCGCAACGTCCCCATCTTCAAGGGAGTGACGACACTGTCGAGAGGTCCAGCGCACGTCTCCCGCGCCGAGCGGCGCGCCGCCGCGCGGTCCGGCGACGCCGAGAGTCCGGCGCCCTCCCGGTCGGGACGCTCCGCCGCCCGGTGGATCCTTGTGCTCGTCCTGGTCGTGGGCTCGGGCGGGGTCTGGTGGGCGCTCACAGCCCGACACGCGCAGGCGCCGGCCGGCCCGATGCTCGGCCAGCAGTTGCCCGACGAGGGCTTCGAGCACGTCGCGGTCGGGTCCGTCCTCAAGTACAAAGCCAACCCGCCCGCATCCGGTCCCCACTACCCGTATCCGGCGCCGGCCGGGGTGTATCCGAACGGCCTGCAGACCGGATTCTGGGTCCACAGCCTCGAGCACGGCTACATCGTCCTGCTGTACAAGCCGCCGGTTTCCGGCGGGCAGCTCGCCGAGTTCGACAAGATGGTCAAGGAGTTTCCGAAGAGCAAGTACGGCAACGTGAAGTTCTTGATCGCGCCGTACCCCGACATGCCGCATGCGTACGCCGTGCTGTCGTGGGACTGGCGCCTCCAGCTGGACTCGTTCGACCGGGCGACCGTCCTCCAGTTTTACAAGGAACACGTGGATCACGGCCGGGAAGACATCCCGTAG